In Candidatus Hydrogenedentota bacterium, a single genomic region encodes these proteins:
- a CDS encoding DUF1559 domain-containing protein, with amino-acid sequence MQKRRSGFTLIELLVVIAIIGILAAILLPALARAREAARRASCQNNLKQLGVVFKMYANEAKGEKFPQMKPWQEDACNVANTADQPWLQFMFDGKAVYPEYLTDVNVLACPSDSDAAGQIEDGRWSYGGDPANGISPCKIDYLSYFYFGWAIKPEHYLAAGHTDNEVNPDLMSTFDGGFLGALADTFSSNENYDEDVSFDHTTNGTVTIYRFREGIERFFVSDINNAAASSISQSELAVMYDQLSTNTKDFNHIPGGSNVLYMDGHVSFLKYPSQYPASTSWAYMSGNGITLL; translated from the coding sequence ATGCAGAAGAGACGAAGTGGGTTTACGTTGATTGAGTTGCTCGTTGTCATCGCCATCATTGGTATTCTGGCCGCGATTCTGCTTCCTGCGTTGGCACGTGCTCGTGAGGCTGCGCGCCGGGCGAGCTGCCAGAACAACCTGAAGCAATTGGGCGTGGTCTTCAAGATGTACGCCAACGAGGCAAAGGGGGAGAAGTTCCCGCAGATGAAGCCGTGGCAGGAAGACGCTTGCAACGTCGCAAATACGGCTGACCAACCTTGGCTTCAATTCATGTTTGACGGCAAGGCCGTGTATCCGGAATATCTCACGGACGTGAACGTGCTCGCATGCCCGTCCGATAGCGATGCTGCCGGTCAAATCGAAGATGGCCGTTGGAGCTACGGTGGCGATCCGGCGAACGGCATCAGCCCGTGCAAGATCGACTACTTGTCGTATTTCTATTTTGGCTGGGCCATCAAGCCGGAACACTACTTGGCTGCCGGACACACGGACAATGAAGTGAATCCCGACCTTATGAGTACGTTTGACGGCGGTTTCCTGGGCGCACTCGCCGACACGTTCTCCAGCAACGAGAACTACGACGAGGATGTCTCGTTCGATCATACGACCAACGGAACGGTAACGATCTATCGTTTCCGCGAAGGAATCGAGCGTTTCTTCGTATCGGACATCAATAACGCCGCAGCTTCCAGTATTTCGCAGAGTGAATTGGCCGTCATGTATGACCAGCTCTCGACCAACACGAAGGATTTCAACCACATTCCGGGCGGTTCCAACGTGCTCTACATGGATGGTCACGTTTCATTCTTGAAGTACCCGAGCCAGTATCCGGCCAGCACGTCTTGGGCGTACATGTCCGGCAATGGAATCACGCTACTCTAG
- a CDS encoding PocR ligand-binding domain-containing protein has protein sequence MAVTRGKGHRSAIPSETPVARVDAKAVSEQMLDKVRGQVEPAFAFAVSYLRILQQNLGLGALAVWFGTQGIEQYLSGNSKELDWHDMLSDLVRTSAPLSPKGLSTFCATLRRRQEARRRCRECDACWIARTRKTGRTWTYQCHAGLSEVVTPIVVNGKCVGEVMGGQLASTDDLPNGFEDVWQRISDIDGLNRHELALAFESLRPADSQHLNRVRISLQAAARALGALIESVADLMSRETMLGQVRSHLERDFAWFALTQPDASPEEIGARAKALGFTETPNIAIVVQPDYTNRVVLAGERNRVSFDVPALFEKAQRLFSNVPNSVVSSIRPDELVVLFSPGQTRNPALRNVRVRELVASLKREIETQSSTPVLIGVGGLDTPWGSAANAYTEARNAMQPAPDSDVTLLADSIEDGHSLVARMAALGRESHAAFRDSDRKRYSEIVEAQMRLIAGPAPNSDEIRRCLLSQAVFDTLLLLRNNGSPSTDRIHLAFATGLASLRTGAEMVEWMQINVVPALSALWEAPQSISARRVGKAGDILSRGLAEAPSREDVAHTLGLSGSILGKSFRKQTGVTYREYLRLLRMRQAQRLLLIPGKPVAQVATEVGYTTTAAFSRAFEKVCGASPIAYRNNPRAFPPIVLPEGCDATA, from the coding sequence ATGGCAGTCACCAGGGGGAAAGGGCATCGATCCGCAATCCCAAGCGAGACGCCAGTAGCGCGCGTGGATGCCAAAGCCGTATCCGAACAAATGCTCGACAAGGTCAGGGGGCAAGTCGAGCCGGCATTCGCGTTTGCCGTGTCCTATCTGCGAATCCTACAGCAAAACCTTGGGTTGGGCGCCCTGGCCGTCTGGTTCGGCACGCAGGGTATCGAACAGTATTTGTCCGGCAACTCGAAGGAACTGGATTGGCATGACATGCTGTCCGACCTGGTACGGACTTCGGCCCCTCTGAGTCCCAAGGGTTTGTCAACTTTCTGCGCGACGTTGCGTCGCCGCCAGGAGGCCCGTCGCAGGTGCAGAGAGTGCGACGCCTGCTGGATCGCGCGAACCAGAAAGACCGGCCGCACATGGACCTATCAGTGCCATGCGGGCCTGAGCGAAGTCGTGACACCCATCGTCGTGAATGGCAAATGCGTGGGTGAAGTCATGGGAGGCCAACTAGCTTCGACGGACGATCTCCCCAACGGCTTCGAGGATGTCTGGCAACGCATCAGTGACATTGACGGGCTCAATCGCCATGAGTTGGCTCTGGCATTTGAATCCCTGCGACCTGCGGACAGCCAGCATCTGAACCGAGTCCGTATCAGCTTGCAGGCCGCGGCAAGGGCGCTGGGAGCGCTTATTGAAAGCGTGGCCGACCTCATGTCGCGCGAGACGATGTTGGGACAAGTGCGCAGCCATTTGGAGCGCGATTTTGCATGGTTCGCGCTGACTCAGCCTGACGCATCGCCCGAGGAAATTGGCGCCCGTGCAAAAGCGCTGGGGTTTACCGAGACCCCGAACATCGCGATAGTCGTTCAACCGGACTACACAAACCGCGTCGTACTTGCGGGCGAACGCAATCGGGTCTCGTTTGACGTGCCTGCATTGTTCGAGAAGGCCCAACGTCTTTTCAGCAACGTGCCGAACAGCGTCGTTTCATCCATTCGCCCCGACGAACTGGTGGTGCTTTTCAGTCCTGGCCAAACACGCAATCCTGCGCTGCGGAATGTACGTGTTCGAGAACTGGTCGCGAGCCTCAAGCGCGAAATCGAAACACAGTCGTCGACGCCTGTCCTCATTGGCGTGGGAGGATTGGATACGCCATGGGGTTCGGCGGCGAACGCATACACTGAAGCTCGAAACGCCATGCAACCTGCCCCTGACTCCGATGTGACGCTCCTCGCCGATTCCATTGAAGATGGACATTCGCTCGTCGCCCGGATGGCGGCGCTGGGCCGCGAATCCCACGCCGCATTTCGCGACAGTGACCGGAAACGCTATTCGGAGATAGTCGAGGCGCAGATGCGTCTCATCGCGGGGCCGGCCCCGAATTCGGATGAGATTCGCCGCTGTTTGCTCTCGCAGGCCGTGTTCGACACGTTGCTACTCCTGCGAAACAACGGAAGTCCTTCGACAGACCGGATTCATCTCGCATTCGCCACAGGTCTGGCATCGCTGCGAACGGGAGCGGAGATGGTCGAGTGGATGCAGATAAATGTCGTACCGGCGCTCAGTGCGCTGTGGGAAGCGCCGCAATCCATCTCCGCCCGCCGTGTCGGAAAAGCTGGTGACATCCTTTCCCGCGGGTTGGCGGAGGCTCCAAGCCGCGAAGACGTCGCGCACACACTGGGTCTGTCCGGGAGCATTCTGGGGAAGTCGTTTCGCAAGCAGACAGGCGTGACGTATCGTGAGTACCTGCGTCTCCTTCGCATGCGTCAAGCGCAGAGACTTCTGCTGATTCCAGGGAAGCCGGTGGCCCAAGTGGCTACCGAAGTGGGCTACACGACCACGGCCGCCTTCTCGCGCGCTTTCGAGAAAGTGTGCGGAGCCTCCCCCATCGCCTACCGCAACAACCCGCGCGCATTTCCTCCGATTGTGCTGCCAGAAGGATGTGACGCAACTGCATAG
- a CDS encoding EF-hand domain-containing protein: protein MNMCTKYAVTIGLLLAAVVPASAQDSQTKASKAGGVFQRADANSDGRVTLEELKTQIPGITQERFAVLDRNGDGALSLEDRPTAEGAQRLAARFQKADTNNDQKLSMDEAQKAFPRMDEERFKKADADGDSALTVQEIQLAVAAKIKEADADGNGKISFEEATAAFPRMNEGIFKRMDRNGDGVLSKEDRKEAGQ, encoded by the coding sequence ATGAACATGTGCACAAAATATGCGGTAACCATCGGACTCCTCTTGGCGGCGGTGGTTCCAGCAAGCGCCCAAGATTCACAGACAAAGGCATCCAAGGCAGGAGGTGTATTCCAACGGGCGGATGCCAACTCGGACGGACGCGTGACGCTGGAAGAGCTCAAGACGCAGATACCAGGCATCACGCAAGAACGGTTTGCCGTACTCGACAGAAATGGCGACGGAGCGCTGTCGTTAGAGGATCGCCCGACGGCAGAGGGCGCGCAACGTTTGGCGGCGCGTTTTCAGAAAGCGGACACCAACAACGATCAGAAGCTAAGCATGGACGAAGCGCAGAAAGCATTTCCTCGAATGGACGAGGAACGTTTCAAGAAGGCTGATGCGGACGGAGACTCTGCGCTGACAGTCCAGGAGATTCAACTCGCCGTAGCCGCGAAGATCAAGGAGGCCGATGCAGATGGCAATGGCAAGATCTCATTTGAAGAGGCGACAGCCGCTTTTCCGCGCATGAATGAGGGCATATTCAAGCGCATGGACCGCAATGGCGATGGGGTCCTGAGCAAAGAAGACCGAAAGGAAGCGGGGCAATAA